A DNA window from Danio aesculapii chromosome 1, fDanAes4.1, whole genome shotgun sequence contains the following coding sequences:
- the rpl24 gene encoding 60S ribosomal protein L24 has product MKVELCSFSGYKIYPGHGRRYARIDGKVFQFLNAKCESAFLSKRNPRQINWTVLYRRKHKKGQSEEVSKKRTRRAVKFQRAITGASLAEILAKRNQKPEVRKAQREQAIRAAKEAKKAKQATKKQTTQSTKAPAKSAQKQKIAKPMKVSAPRVGGKR; this is encoded by the exons GAGCTGTGCAGCTTTAGCGGATACAAAATCTATCCCGGTCACGGCCGGCGATACGCCAGGATTGACGGAAAG GTTTTCCAGTTCCTGAACGCCAAATGTGAGTCTGCGTTTCTGTCCAAGAGGAACCCGAGGCAGATCAACTGGACCGTTCTGTACCGCCGCAAGCACAAGAAGGGCCAGTCT GAGGAGGTGTCGAAGAAGCGCACGCGTCGTGCAGTGAAGTTCCAGCGGGCGATCACTGGTGCGTCTCTGGCTGAGATTCTGGCCAAGAGGAACCAGAAGCCTGAAGTGCGTAAAGCACAGCGCGAGCAGGCCATcag GGCTGCAAAGGAGGCGAAGAAGGCCAAGCAGGCGACCAAGAAGCAGACAACCCAGAGCACCAAG gCTCCTGCTAAATCGGCTCAGAAACAGAAGATCGCCAAGCCCATGAAGGTCAGCGCTCCCCGCGTCGGTGGCAAACGCTAA